One genomic segment of Pristiophorus japonicus isolate sPriJap1 chromosome 8, sPriJap1.hap1, whole genome shotgun sequence includes these proteins:
- the snrpd3 gene encoding small nuclear ribonucleoprotein Sm D3 produces the protein MSIGVPIKVLHEAEGHVVTCETNTGEVYRGKLIEAEDNMNCQMSNITVTYRDGRVAQLEQVYIRGSKIRFLILPDMLKNAPMLKSMKNKNQGTGAGRGKAAILKAQVAARGRGRGMGRGNIFQKRR, from the exons ATGTCGATCGGAGTCCCCATCAAAGTGCTGCACGAGGCCGAGGGCCATGTGGTGACCTGCGAGACCAACACGGGCGAGGTTTACCGGGGCAAGCTGATCGAGGCCGAGGACAACATGAACTGCCAG ATGTCCAACATCACTGTCACCTACCGGGACGGCCGCGTGGCACAGCTGGAGCAGGTGTACATCCGGGGCAGCAAGATCCGCTTCCTCATCCTACCGGACATGCTGAAAAACGCTCCCATGTTAAAGAGCATGAAGAACAAAAACCAGGGGACTGGGGCTGGCCGAGGGAAGGCTGCGATCCTCAAAGCTCAAG TGGCTGCCCGGGGGAGAGGACGTGGGATGGGCCGTGGGAACATTTTCCAGAAGAGGAGGTGA